Below is a genomic region from Desulfobacter sp..
AATCGATTTGTGACATATGCGGGCACCTCAAATCATCCATCTTGGATCAAAGGGTGTCCATTAACCTGCCAAGACTTGCCAAGTGTTCTTTTTCCTCATCTGCGATTTTTAAAACCACTGCCCTTGACGGCCCCGGGGACACCTGGGCGCCCACCCGCTGGTAAAGATCCAGGGCCTGGGCCTCAATGGACATGGCCAAAGAGACCACATCAGCAGGAGAACTTAAATCCGGGTTGAACAGGTCCAGATACTCATCCGTGGTCATTCCCCCTTCCATGGCCTTTGCAGTGGCCATGGAAGACAGATCTTCCACGGTTATTCCGGGGTGTCCAAGATCCTCAAACGCCCTGACAATGGATTTTTGATGTTGCACCTCAATGCGGCCCAATTTCTCAAACAAGGACCGCACATGATCATTCAGGGCCTTGCCGGCCATGGAAAAATAAAATTCTTCAAGCCCCTGCTCAAGGGAAAAGGCCGCCTTGAGTATCTCTTCGAGACCTTCATGTTCTGAAAAAAGATGAATCCCTAAATCCTGGGGTCCCACGGCCGTTTGTGACTGCCAGGCCTTAATGCCTCCGGAGACATTATATACTTTTTTAAATCCCTTGCCCGCCAGCATCTGGGCAGCCACACGGCTGCGCCCGCCAACGGCTCAGTAAACCAGAACCGGCTTTTCCCTGTCAAGTTCCCAAACCCTGTCACCCAGCTGGGGCAAGGGAATCAACATTGCTCCCGGGATATGGGACTGCTGGTACTCTTTGGGCTGTCTCACATCCAGGATGGTGACCTCATCAATGCCAGATCCCTGGATCATGGATTGGGTCTGGTGAAAATCAATGGATTCTGCCGGGGTAAAAAACTGCATCCACTTCATGGTATCCTCCTGAAATCAAATCATCCCAAGGGTTTAAAACTTTTAGGGCTGGCGCCGCATACCGGGCATTTCCACTCTTCAGGCAGGTCTTCAAACCGTGTTCCTTTTTTGATTTTCCCCTTACGATCTCCCCTGTCCGGGTCGTAGATACATCCGCAATTGGCCACCTGACATTGATACATATCTTTGGGTTCTGACATTTTTTTCTCCTTTGGTTGTGATTACCAAACACCCTTTTTTAGATTACGGGCAAGTTGAATTTACAATACTCATGAATGTTTTTATTCTTACACCAAATCCCCTCTATTGTCCTCATTTAATTCACCTGAAAACAAAATGAAAAATTAAGCCTTATTATCCCCCGGCTTCTGCCACCGGTCCAAAGGCCAGGGCGTAAACCAGTGCTGTCTTTGGGGTCAGCCCTAAGAGGGCTTGGGCTTCAAAATCATACATGGCCCCGACCCCGCAAGCGCCAAATGGCAAAAATCCAAAAGGCAAAGATTGGATTTGCAAAGATTGGGCCATAATATAAATCGTCTGGGCCATCCTCCCGGCTCTCATCATCATCTCCCGGTATCCCCTTGGCCCCCTGTCTTTTTCCAGGCAGTCCAGGTCTGACAAAAATAAAAAAATGATCCCGGCCCGACTGATCCATCCCTGGTCCAGGCAAACCTTTGAAAGGGCAGGAGCAAAATCACCCGGTTTCATTAAATGAATCTGAGAAAAATTCTTTGAAAACAGATAAATCCCGTTTTCGCGACCTTGAAGATTTTGACAGACCATGCCCAGGCTTAAATGGGGAAACACTTTTCCAAGGCATGCACGAGAATCTCCCCATCCGAGGGCCAGCCCCTTGAACAGCCGTTGCTGATCCTGGGAAGAGATGGGGTGTAAAACAAAATTGCGCCGGGATCTGCGATTTTTTATAAGGGATTCAAGGAGATAAAATTTATCTGAAAAAAAGAAGGGGGCCTGAACTTTTTCTTGCCCTGAAATATCCAAACTTAAAATCGGATCCCCGTCCATGACCCTTTCCGGCCCTTTAAACCCGGGGAAATGACCTTTATGGCCAGATCCGAAATTTCCTGATTCATGAATTTGAGACAAAATTTTATAATCCAAAAGATATCAGGGTTCTGTTTTAGGGATATGGGGGTCATGAAAATCCGGCCGGGTCCGCAGATAAAACCGATCGAGGAGACCTGACGCAGAATGGTCCCGCCCAATGGTAACAAGGGCCAGGGGCACCTCCATTCCCATGTCAATGCCTAAAAAATCGCCCAGAAGCGTATCTGCAAATTCGTAGGCCACCCCATGTTCAATACCCAGGCTTTTCAATATCATTGATAGATTTTCCACCAAATGTCCGGAATCTAAAAGCATATACCGATAGGCCCGGTGGCGGTACTTCCATGCACTGTTGTAAAATGAGGCCGTGATGATGAAAAAGGCCTTCAAGGAATCATCTTGTTCCTGTCTTTGGGCCAAGATTTGGGGTATGGAGGAGCGAATCTGTATCAGACTGTCCTGGGCCGGGGCATAATAATACACTCCTGTATCAATTTTTTCTTGGTCTTTGACTTTTTCAGCCTTAATTTTTTGGGTCTCAAGCGCCAAATAAAGATGGCAGGGGTAAAGCCCTCCGGCCGAAGGCACGGTTCTTTGGGCAAAGAAACAGCCCTGGACCTGCTTTAAATCCTTGGCCCCATAGGCCAAAAAAAGAATATCTTTTAATTGGTTTATAAAAGAAAACCATGCTTTTCCAGGGGGTTGGTCTATAGGCGCTTTGGGCGAACCGGAGGGGGGGGGTAAACGAATGCTTTTGTTTGCCCCCAGGGATTTGGACCAGACAGGGTAATGGTTAAAATTGAGGAAATGAGACGATATCCGGTTGCGCCTATGGGCATGGGCCCAATAGTAGTCACGGGCTGAGCAGGCGTCTGGCATCACCTTGGGAGCTTCCTTTCAACCCAAACCGGCCTGGATCGATATAAAAGATGCCCGGACGTACCCGGGCCCGGGCTTCTTTTTTTATTTTTCTTTGTCCTCTTCTTGAACATCTGCCTCCATTATCATCATGCACTCATGGCATTCCAACTCCACATTGGGGACATCCCCGTACCTTTTCTTAAGCTCTTCTTCGGACAGATGGGAGGTCCCGCTGCAGCCGCACTGGGGACAGGATGTGGTAATTCTGTATTTTTTGGTCATACCGGTCCTCCTTGTTCAAGACTCTTTGCCCGTGATTCTCGGGTCATTGGGTGTGCCTGCACAATCCGGGGTGTAACAGGTATTGTCCACAAATGAACACTCCTTGTTGCAGGAGGGACACTTTTCCGGCGGGGTATCTGCTTCCAGGTTATATCCGCATTGATCGCATATCCAACTGGCCATAATATCACTCCTTGTATGGTTTTGGGATGACTCCCGTTAATCCTCATTGCCTTGGTTTGACAAAACAGGCTTGGAATAAACAACTATCAAAAAACGTGCCAAGTTTTGATTTTACGATTAAACCTTAGGGTTGACATTTTCCTCAATTGTTGGATGATGACAAAAAAACAGGACAGGGAAAATACCATTTATATGTATACCACAGATCAGGTTCCGGACGCAAACACCAGAGTCAAACCCGGCAGATCCGGCATCAGAGGGATCAAGCCAGGCCCTGACCTGATTCAGGACAGGCAACAGCCACCCTCAGCAGAGACAAGGAAAAACAATGGCAAATTCACCTAAAATCTCCGTGTGTACCCCCATCTGGAACCGGAACCATTTTATCCCCCTGATGATCAAAAACCTTAAATGCCAGAACTATCCCCATGATAAACTCACCTGGGTCATTGACGACGACGGGGATACCCCCCTGATCAGGGACGGAAAAGAGATGAGCCGATTGACCCAGGCTCTGGCCCCCATCAAAATCCGTTACCACTATTATAAGACCCGAAGAACCATCGGGGAAAAAAGAAACAATATAGCCAGGCTGTGTCCGGACCCCATATTCTGCAACATGGACAGCGATGATCTTTATTCCCCCCATTATATTGGATACAGCCTTAAAGAATTAACAACAAAGAATGCCGGATTATGCGGCTCCAAAGACATGATCTTTGTCTACCCGTTTCACAATTTTTCCATGAGCGCCATCAAATGCCGCCATTTGATCCAGATCCATGAAAACACCATGATGATGACCAAAAAATATTTTAACGCCTCAAAGGGGTTCCAAAAAACCTCAAGGGGTGAAGGGGCCGCATTGATAGGACGCAGCCCTGGAAATGTGATCCATATTAGCATCCAGAACCTTGTGGTCACTGTCTGCCACGGCAAAGGCAATATCGTGAACAAAGAGATGTTCAGGAACAAAAGAATTAAACTCAGCATCAAGGCTGAAGACAAATTGCTGTTAAATTCCATCCTCAACATTGCCTAACCCGTTCTGCCCCCCCGGGCAATACCAGGGGTCTAAAACCTGACCAGCTCCACCCGCCGGTTTTCAGCCCGGCCCTGTTCAGTTTCGTTGGTGGCCACAGGACTTGCGAATGAGACCCCGACCGGAAAAAGCCGGGACGAATCAATGCCGAAATTTTCTTTGAGTTCGGCCACCACCTGATCTGCCCTGCGCTGGGACAAATCCTTGTTGCTCTGAAAACTGCCCTTGGTATCTGTATACCCCACAACGAGCAGGTGCATGCCGGGATCTGCCTTGAGAAGCTTGGCAATCTGAACAATGGTCGGGTGTGACTCAGGTTTTAACTCGGCCTTGCCCGTATCAAACCGGATACCGTACAGGGCGATCTTCCCGTCTTGGGAAATGGCCGAAGCCATCTTTTGGGAACTGACAACCACCATTTTATCGGCCATCTTTCCGGTCGTAAGGATATCAAGGACAGTGATTGTCCTGTCCGTAAACGCCTTGCAATAGCTGCCGCCCTTAGACTTGTAGGTATGAACTGCCACAACGGTGTTTTGCGATTCAAGCGCCATGAGTTCATACCGCTGTTCAGAAATCCAGCTGGTCTGGGCGCGATGACTGTTGCTAAAATGGGGGGCTTTGATCCTGGATTCAGGCCAGAGCACCATGGCAAGGCTCTATTCTCCTCCGCCCCCGCCGCTGGACCGATTGGCCGCCCCGCCGCAATCCTTGTTTTTGCAGGCATACCTGGACACGGCCCCTAATTTTCCCAAGGCCTTGGTATAGGTTTTCAAGGCCTGAAACGGGGATATGCCCTCGGGATTCAAATAGACAATCCTCTTGTGCTCCCCTTCAAGGGACAGGTTCTTTTTTGCCTTGAACACCCGGTTGTTCTTCTCATCCCGTGCATCCTCGACCTCTTTTAGGACAGAGACAGGATAAACCGCCTCATCATAATCTGTTTGAAAAAAAGAAATAATATAAGAACCGTCCACCCGGCCCACGAAACTGCAATCCCGGCTGCCGGGCAGATCTGCAGACGGAATCTGCGCATCTGCCCAGCAAAGGGCCGTTGAAAAAAAAATCCAAAAAAAGCCCATGAGTCCTTTCATAACCCCCTCCTTTTGGGACCTGATGATCAATCTCCGTCCAAAAGCCGCCCAATGCCCCCGAGTACCGAGCCCTCACCCTTCTGGGTGCCTCCGGTTGACGGGGCATGCTGGATGATACGATCGGCCAGACGCGAAAAGGGCAGGCTCTGAAGATAGACAACCCCTGTACCCTTTAATGTGGCAAGAAAAAGCCCTTCTCCCCCGAAGAACATGGACTTTAGATTCCCGGGGCGCATTCCCATTTTCCCGGTTTTAAAAAGGCCTGTCTTTTAGAGCAAAAAGAATGATATCCTCTGTTACGCTGAAATGAACATAAATGGATTGTGCTAATGAAGAAAGCTGAAGATTGTAATACTGTTGATGAAGTCCTTGCATGCCTCAAAGAACTGGAAGAAGATCCAAATCGCTTGGTTCGTAACGCTAACGAATTAGAACAGATGGAGCAGGAAATCCTTGAGTATACAAATCGGATAAGCGCCTTTTTTTTAAAAAAAAGATCCAGGCCTCAATAGATTCCTCTGAACAGGTCGACCAAGAAAAAGAATTGATGTCCAATTGGCCGGGACGGATGAAAAGCGAAGGGCTTGAGACCGTTTGGATTCAGCTTTGTACAGATAGTTCGGTTGATATTCATGTTCGATACTATCGAAGGTCCTGTGACCGCCGAAAAGGAAAAAGATATAAAGGTGCATACGCTGGCTTAATCCTTCTTGGAATCCATGATCGCTGCTCGCCTGCTTTGGCTTCT
It encodes:
- a CDS encoding rubredoxin translates to MSEPKDMYQCQVANCGCIYDPDRGDRKGKIKKGTRFEDLPEEWKCPVCGASPKSFKPLG
- a CDS encoding ferritin-like domain-containing protein, whose product is MKWMQFFTPAESIDFHQTQSMIQGSGIDEVTILDVRQPKEYQQSHIPGAMLIPLPQLGDRVWELDREKPVLVYUAVGGRSRVAAQMLAGKGFKKVYNVSGGIKAWQSQTAVGPQDLGIHLFSEHEGLEEILKAAFSLEQGLEEFYFSMAGKALNDHVRSLFEKLGRIEVQHQKSIVRAFEDLGHPGITVEDLSSMATAKAMEGGMTTDEYLDLFNPDLSSPADVVSLAMSIEAQALDLYQRVGAQVSPGPSRAVVLKIADEEKEHLASLGRLMDTL
- a CDS encoding DUF4892 domain-containing protein, whose translation is MKGLMGFFWIFFSTALCWADAQIPSADLPGSRDCSFVGRVDGSYIISFFQTDYDEAVYPVSVLKEVEDARDEKNNRVFKAKKNLSLEGEHKRIVYLNPEGISPFQALKTYTKALGKLGAVSRYACKNKDCGGAANRSSGGGGGE
- a CDS encoding nitroreductase family protein, which gives rise to MDGDPILSLDISGQEKVQAPFFFSDKFYLLESLIKNRRSRRNFVLHPISSQDQQRLFKGLALGWGDSRACLGKVFPHLSLGMVCQNLQGRENGIYLFSKNFSQIHLMKPGDFAPALSKVCLDQGWISRAGIIFLFLSDLDCLEKDRGPRGYREMMMRAGRMAQTIYIMAQSLQIQSLPFGFLPFGACGVGAMYDFEAQALLGLTPKTALVYALAFGPVAEAGG
- a CDS encoding SagB family peptide dehydrogenase, yielding MPDACSARDYYWAHAHRRNRISSHFLNFNHYPVWSKSLGANKSIRLPPPSGSPKAPIDQPPGKAWFSFINQLKDILFLAYGAKDLKQVQGCFFAQRTVPSAGGLYPCHLYLALETQKIKAEKVKDQEKIDTGVYYYAPAQDSLIQIRSSIPQILAQRQEQDDSLKAFFIITASFYNSAWKYRHRAYRYMLLDSGHLVENLSMILKSLGIEHGVAYEFADTLLGDFLGIDMGMEVPLALVTIGRDHSASGLLDRFYLRTRPDFHDPHIPKTEP
- a CDS encoding glycosyltransferase; its protein translation is MANSPKISVCTPIWNRNHFIPLMIKNLKCQNYPHDKLTWVIDDDGDTPLIRDGKEMSRLTQALAPIKIRYHYYKTRRTIGEKRNNIARLCPDPIFCNMDSDDLYSPHYIGYSLKELTTKNAGLCGSKDMIFVYPFHNFSMSAIKCRHLIQIHENTMMMTKKYFNASKGFQKTSRGEGAALIGRSPGNVIHISIQNLVVTVCHGKGNIVNKEMFRNKRIKLSIKAEDKLLLNSILNIA
- a CDS encoding OmpA family protein, whose protein sequence is MVLWPESRIKAPHFSNSHRAQTSWISEQRYELMALESQNTVVAVHTYKSKGGSYCKAFTDRTITVLDILTTGKMADKMVVVSSQKMASAISQDGKIALYGIRFDTGKAELKPESHPTIVQIAKLLKADPGMHLLVVGYTDTKGSFQSNKDLSQRRADQVVAELKENFGIDSSRLFPVGVSFASPVATNETEQGRAENRRVELVRF